Part of the Benincasa hispida cultivar B227 chromosome 11, ASM972705v1, whole genome shotgun sequence genome, TGCAAGATCATGGATAATGCTATTTTGGCTTCAATCATCGCAAAGTTTTGACCAAGACAGATTCGAGGACCCCATCCAAAAGGAATAAAGCATACTTGATTCTTTGTTGCTTTGGAAATTCCTTCTGAAAATCTTTCTGGTTTGAACTCAATTGCATCTTCACCCCATATTTTGGTATTTTGGTGTATGCTTAAAATTGGTATTCCAATTGATACTCCAACTGGTAATGTTAGATTCCCTAACTTTGTTTCGTTGTGAATCTCTCGAGCTAGCATTCCAACGGGAGGGTATAGCCTTAGAACTTCATTTAGTATCATATTGACCTGTTAACCACATCAATAAAGGATTAATCAATATATAACAATACTATTTCAGTCCAACTATaaagtggaaaaagaaaaaaaacattgaagTCCTCGCAATGAAGATTGAACTTAAAAAAAGAGGATTGCAAGTCTATATTCATGAACTTTCAAGTTTAAATCTTACTTGTAAAGTGCCTAGCATGTTCTAAGGTcctatttgataatatatttttgttttcggAATTTGTTAATCCCGATTTTCGTCTTTTCTTGATAAACATTTGagttcttaatcaaattctaaaaagaaaaatgaatttctaaaagttacttttttttaggCATCGTTTGgtaaacattttgttttttgtttttattttttaaaattaagtctatggacactacttcccctctaaatttcttcctttgttatctacttttcactaatggtttaaaaaaccaagtcaaattttgagaactaaaaaaagtagctttcaaaaagtttttgtttttggaatttggctaagaactaaaccattgtacttaagaaatatgcaaatttttataagaaatgtagataaaataggcttaattttcaaaaataaaaacaaaaaactaaggccctgtttggtaaccattttttttttctttaaaattaagcttacatcatctacatttcttaccatgatttgcatctttctcaagtacaatgattgaattactagctaaattcaaaaaataaaaacaactttttgaaagctactttttttagttctcaaaatttgacttggtttttcaAACCATTTGTGAttaatagataacaaaggaagaattatggaggtagaagtagtgtcctaggcttaattttaaaaacaaaaacaaaaaacaaaatggttaccaaacgagacatTGGTTTTCAAATATTAGCTCGAATTTTAAAAGCACTCCCAAAATATAGACAAAAAGACAAAGAAAAGTaatatttataggcttaattttttaaaaactgaaaaaccAGTAATCAAATGACGCCTAAACTTCCAATTTGTGCCTATAGGCTTTTCAACTTtaaaatgtctaataaattattaaacttttaatttttctctcacaaaatcattaatttatttaatattttaaaactaaataattcaTAGATATATTATTCAAGTTTATGTTCAATAAtgtcctaaacttttaattttgagtcTACAACATTCAtgaattattttagaaaaacgGCAAATAGGTGGATGATTATTAGACAAAAGGAACCCATtggataaaaaaattatgagcgTCTTAAGTACCTATCCTACACTTTTTTTAAAGTAGAGGTCAAGTGGGCACAAAATTAAGTGCAAATATCGATTAAACACTTTTTTAGACCAAATACACAAAACCAATATATAATTCATAAGCTAAACTTCTGatctttttaataaaagattaagggtaataattaatttaaatggtaaaatgaatgaaaatattttaaagtacaagaaaatgtcactgtctaaaTAGACAGCGATAGATTTATATCACTGATCGATCGATCGATCATGATGACAATGACATTTTGATATTTATAAATTAGTTAActcatatttctttatttggaAAGGACCCaaaaaagaagttgaaaaattaATGATGATTACTTACTACTCTTAGACGACTTAGACCATCAAAATCCAATTTGTTGCTATCACCGAAAACCTCCAAAACTTCTGCTCTGGCTCGATCTTGCCACTCTGAGTATCGAGCAAGCAGAACCATTGTCCAAGCAAGCAATGCAGCTGTGGTTTCTTGGCCAGCAAAATAGAAAAGCCTGCATTCGCTAATTACTTCTTCTATGCTCATTCCAACATCTTTCTTGTTTTTGTGTTCTTCAATTTGGCTTGCATTTGATTCTAAAAGGATGCCTAATAGATCTTCATTATTGGAACCTTCACCTTTCTTCATTGCATTTTGTCTTTTCCTTATAATACCCCAAACCATATCTTGTATTTTCCTATCAATCTCTTCCATCCGCTTGTTTAATTTAGTTGGCATGTACCTACAAAAAAATGTGTACAATTCATCAAGaattaatgtatttaatgaaaatgatTTCGGTTATGAAATCGACAAATAAAGAAAGTAAGAAATTAACATAAATAGTAAAGAATGATACAGAGATTTACGTTGTTTAATAACAATGTGTTAGCTACTTCTACATCAATTAATTATTAGTgagaaatattatataatacagATTATAGAGGTGTCAATAAGGTAGGGTTTATATTTGACACTTCTCTAAACTTTAAGCTCATATAATCGTAAATGACATAAAATACTAATACAATTTAGGTTTCGAAGCTATTGCCCCCGAGTCTGCACCAGGGCACATCACGCCTAGACCCTTACTCGCTGATTGGGCAACAAGATCCTGTACTCGATCATTTGGAATGCTAGataacagattcaaggcattccaatcATTTCACttattagtttatattttaCACCATTTTTCAAACGAAAAAAATGCACAAAGCTTTCTCCAACGAAATAGTTTATTTctagtgaaagaaaaaaaaagatcattttGGTCCCTAGATTTTTTGTTTGAGTTTCCATTGGGTTctattaagtttcaaaatgttacacttttggttcttaagttttgacattggtttcaatttagtcattAGGTATCGAAATGCTACAATTTTAtccttgagatttgagttttatttcaatttagttcataagtttcaagatttatattattaaaacctcgatttttcactaattattaattttcagTCTTCAattttaatgtctattaattaatttaaactatcTAAAGTGAGTGCATAGtgaaaaattgagattaaaaaggTAAATCTTGAACATAAGAACCAAATCGTGACAAACTCAAATCTTaatggtaaaattataacattttaaaacctaaggactaaattgaaatcaaactcaaaacttaagagttGAAAtcgtaacattttaaaatttaggggaCCAAATAGAAGCTAGAACCCAAAACCTATGGACTAAAAAGTCATTACTTCACAAATTTGAGTGTACTTTTACCGCTTTGTTTTGAGTTCAGTTTTCATTTCCATCGCGATAGTTTCCGTTTGGTTCTATGTTTCCAAAAGTTACTTTTTGGTCAATTGTGTTTtctattaataaatttaaaataattcaattaattataattaaattagtttccATTAACTTCCATctctattaaaaataattaaaaaaatcatcataattattataaattaagtAACTAAAAGTTAACACTAAAAAAGCataaaatagaaactaaacttaATATGCTATGCTCAAAGGTGCATTTGGTGGTCCAAAATATTGGAATCCAACCAAAAAATAGTGAACTCAAAGAGACACAATCGTGAACGACACTATAGTCGGTACGAACACTATGCCAATTGAGCTACGTTCATGTTGgcaatattattttattttattttattttccataaAGATGAAACCAGCATTTATTAACTTGTTTTTTCTGAAATAAATGGACTgaattattaactttttttttttctgaaataaATTGACGAGTTATAAATAATAGCAACATATTTAAATGATGGACTGAATTATCTTACCTAAAGCCTGGAATGAAATAAACTCCCTTTGTTAGGTATGTCATCAATAGCATGGCCCACTGTTTCAAGAGCTGGAAGATCTTTTTTCCTTCCTCAAAACTGCTTCCAAAAGCAGTTCTAGAAATCACATCAGCAGCCATATTTTGCAAATCAGGCCACACATCTATTTCACAACTTCCTTCTTCAGCAGGAATCATCTTTTCCCATTTGTTAACCATTTCCCTACAACTCTTGGAGAATGCTGGAAACATATCCTGCAAATATttcacaacttttttttttaaatgtcattaCAAGCCATAAAAATTCTTCATTGTTCTAGTCCTCACTTTTGAAACGTGTGTGGTTCCTATGCTTTCATGAGATGGGAAACCacatttaatttatgaataagAGAATAAAGGAGGTAATAGAGTATTCACAACGTATATTCtttcatttaatattaatttgaatgattatGTTATTGCAATTGTATTGGCtgttcattttcttctttagaCATTATGTTGAGCTCCTTGTCATTATTCCTTTGTTAGGAGTGCGAACAAAATCTCACATTCATCATGGATGGAAATGATCATCGATATATAAGTGAgaacaattatttttattaatatgagACCTTTTGAAATGAACCAAAAATAAAGTCATGAGGATTATATCTAAAGTGGACAACATTATACTTGccttttatctaatttttcacTAGGGGTGGAAACGGTTCATGTTCTTCAAATTAAAAAtggtttgattttaaatttgaacCACATTTTTTGGTTTTACTGAGTTTTTGATTCGATTCGGTTCAATTTCTAGAAATGGTTTGGTTTTTGTGGTTTGAATAGCCACCCCTATTTTTCCCATTGCATAATACAGACATATATACTAAAGCTATGAAGCATACAAGGAAAATTTATATATGGTAACGTTCTAAATACTAATAGTCTTAGCTTCTACTCCGTTATAGAATTCGTGTTAGAATCTATAAACAAAGactaaaatagtcatttttaaaaagttaaatgcACCCAAATGAACTTTTTGGGAGTACATCAAAATTAGGCCACAATTAAGAATTATACCTTTAATTTCTCCATGTGAAATGCAGGGTTGATGATCTTTCTATGCTTAGCCCATTTAGACCCCTCAAGAGAGACGACCCCACCACTTCCCTTTCTACGTCTAAGAGGAAAAGAAGATGTCTTACGAATATCattaatttgagagaaaacaATCTTCACTTGTTCAGGCTCTGTTATATACACTCTTGGAGTTGTGCCAATCCATGTGAAAGAATCCTTACctaccaattttcattttaaacaaataattaatgCAAATATATAATAGTAGATTTTGTACTATGGATCTTAAGAGTCAAGATTCAATTCTTTCACTCCATGTATTATTacaaaaagggggaaaaaaactaTATAACATTGCTTTAGAGTTTCGAGTGAAAGAAAAGAGTTTAGTTTTACTAATTAATTAGAGAGTTACAATTCCAATTGAGTAAGTACGATTTCAAATATGAGCAATTTGGTTCTAATATTTTAGCAATTTTAAGCATAGATTAATGAATAAGAAATGAATTGTCATCTCAAATGCGTATAGTTTCGAACCCCACCATCTTTGCtattattaaactaaaaaaaatcctaatgttttaaaataattctaattcatCTTTATGTTTAGGCTTCATTCCAATTTGATTCTTATAATTAAACACAAGAGTTTCAAATTTGATCCCAACAATAATTTAGTTGAACCCCACAACTAAATCACTAACCATTCTTCACTCACCCAAAAACCCATCCATCTTCCCTTAATTTTGTACTAACTCAACCCCTCATACAATGAGATTATCATAGTCAACAATATATATAATGACAGTCTCCTCTtccaaaaacattttttttttctctctaacacTCAAAACACCAAACTCTTGTACAatcaataacaaatataaaaaaaaagttcaattgGCATACAAGATGATACATAAACTTTTGACGAGTATATCACATGTTTAAACTTccattcttaaattaaaaagaaaaaaaaaaaacccaatatGGGTCTAGGACTAGGTaaaaacaaaacactaaaaaaGGAGAGAATTTTTGGAAATAGCAATCAAAGTTTTCCTCTTTCAAAAAATAGGATTCTTTTTGACCAATTTGTTTTAATGGCTCATATCTCGGCCATGATCGATACAACAAAAATTGAACTTTATCGGACATTCAAACCATTGATTATTTTGGAGTTTCTCGATGTAATTCCGGCCCAGATGAAGATGTAAAAAGAGAATTAGAGAAGAGGAATTACCGTATTTGTGGATGGTGGTATGAGAAGTAGGGGTGGTGCGTGGAGCAATATCATGGGAGAAGGACATGGAGTGCGATCTCGCTTGGTGGACGGCCGCCGCAATCTCCTTTGTATCCCCAAAGAGAAGGCGATAAGAGTTGCCGGCGAGGCCTTGGTGTCTCAAGCACTTCTCAAGTCTTTTAGGCCTAAACCAGACCCAATTCACAACTCTCCATCCCCATAATCCCAATAACCATAATAAACCCACCGCCCATATCCAATTCCACTCCATCTTTACTTTCCCCACTTTCTCTTCCTAACACAGACTACACACacacatttatatatatatttttcccaGTTGTCTCAAATTTCTAGGCATGGACTTGAACGCCCATCACAAGATAAAGATAAAAGTCTACAACTTTTAAGATCCCCTTtttcatttaatattaattgttTAATAATCAGTAAAATTTACCCTCTAAAGAGTTTAAACCAACGGTAATAATTTTGAGAACAAAAATACAATTTCAAAACATCGTGGAACGCACACTAAGAATAACTTTGAAACGGTTGAAATGTCTTAAATTTATTTGTTGGCACCTTTGAATAATCAAGTACGAAAGTCTCGTCGTGGTGAGGGTTTGGGGGCTACACCTCCAAAACTGATTCAAAATTCGTATTTAgcatatttacttatttatagttatttacgattatgattCTAAGATTTAGAGTAGTGcgttatataaactctttaaatctAAATGTATTGTTTGTATATTCAAAAAACATTATCTCTAATACTATTGTTCTCCTTCTACCTAATGGACGTAACTAATACATCATTAGTGAACCACATTTATCTGtgggttgattttttttaatatgttttattatattttttaattgacaATTTTGCAGTAGAAATCAACAAATCAACCATACATTTTGTATAGTTTATTTAGATTTAAACCTCTTTTCTATGTGACAAGAGTATTTAGTTTCAACTGTCACCTAACctctaagaaaataaaatggtaaaaaaagtATGATAGGAATTACTAATAGAaggtgttgaaaataaaatataaatattttaaaacaatagaGACAAAAATGGAATCCACcagcaaaaaataaatttaattaaccaCCTATGATAATGattcatattttataaaaaagggtattttcttaaaatgagtaAATAATTTAGGCTCGATACAGtggaaatgaattttaaaaaaaaatcagttatCCCTAAATTTTGAATACTATACAATAGACATGTAAAATTTGTAATTTCAGGCAAGTTATATAATTGAACGAAAAATGATGTGAAAACCCAGCTATAATCGACAGAAAAGGCCATGAGCCTCGTCTCGGAGAAAAAAATGGAGCCACCTAATTTGTCTTCATCggtatttaattcaaattgtaCCGTAAAAGAAAGGGaacagaaaaaaagaaaaaaaaaacatatatatatattgtctcCAACTGCAACGTCATTGATTACGTGGATAACCTTTCTCAAAAATTAAGACgctgatatttttttttttggttaaattaaaGCTATGCTGGCATGTTTAATATTTTctctattaatttattatacaaaATAGTCATAAAGTTTAGATAAAGTTTTTTCGAATGTGAACAAACTTGTTAAAGTAAAAGtgttacttgaaaatattttaataattttatcgtttaaaataattatccaaattttttttagtttcaaaactCTTATTTTAACCCTTCAACTTCAAACTTAGCTGGTGTTAAAAACTAGCATTCTGTcgacatttttattaaaatagagagagaaaaaaaaatcacatagtGAAGTATCTAATTTTTTTCCTCATCCAATTGATAAAAGACTTATACtattaatttcaaagttagggATTCTATTCTCTCACCATATTTTTGTAAAAGAAAGtactaatttattatttttcttatagaaaaaaatacttAGGTACATCTTGAGTGACTCATTTTTGTATAATCCGAGAGAAATTTATCTTATTGTTCAACCATAGTTTATCAAATGAcgaattctttttttttctttatcaaaaatattttttttagttttttctacTAATTAGAGTGAGTTGGTACATAAATGGGTTGAACCAAAAATACATTCAAgccactacaagaaatttggactttgatgtcggttggaaaaattACAAACTGATGTACAATATTAATTCCTTTAGAAAAAAGAAtagatctttaatgttggttttaaattgACATTGTAGGTGGACctataatgttggtttaaaaaattgacattaaagatatgatttttttagttttcatttttttgtttccctctcttcttcatttttaatTTCCCTCTCAAGTTTTGTTTCCCACCTAAcataattatcaattaaaaaaatgaaaatttaagtttttagGAGAACCCTAGCCTCCACATTT contains:
- the LOC120090436 gene encoding cytochrome P450 CYP72A219-like, which gives rise to MEWNWIWAVGLLWLLGLWGWRVVNWVWFRPKRLEKCLRHQGLAGNSYRLLFGDTKEIAAAVHQARSHSMSFSHDIAPRTTPTSHTTIHKYGKDSFTWIGTTPRVYITEPEQVKIVFSQINDIRKTSSFPLRRRKGSGGVVSLEGSKWAKHRKIINPAFHMEKLKDMFPAFSKSCREMVNKWEKMIPAEEGSCEIDVWPDLQNMAADVISRTAFGSSFEEGKKIFQLLKQWAMLLMTYLTKGVYFIPGFRYMPTKLNKRMEEIDRKIQDMVWGIIRKRQNAMKKGEGSNNEDLLGILLESNASQIEEHKNKKDVGMSIEEVISECRLFYFAGQETTAALLAWTMVLLARYSEWQDRARAEVLEVFGDSNKLDFDGLSRLRVVNMILNEVLRLYPPVGMLAREIHNETKLGNLTLPVGVSIGIPILSIHQNTKIWGEDAIEFKPERFSEGISKATKNQVCFIPFGWGPRICLGQNFAMIEAKIALSMILQQFSFTLSPAYTHAPISNITIQPQHGAHLILRKL